The following are from one region of the Salvia hispanica cultivar TCC Black 2014 chromosome 1, UniMelb_Shisp_WGS_1.0, whole genome shotgun sequence genome:
- the LOC125202487 gene encoding pumilio homolog 2-like isoform X1, with amino-acid sequence MVNFTIDEFRVNPSRFTLLQHVLGSAFQFSVDVAGRLVVQRLLNNAAYLELALFLMEIVPHLLILAGHPNGNHVLQAFILACNSPALVDSITFFLRPYIPFLSCHYFGRHVIEKLIDHISQEMLCLLVNDLSGYVLSLSLSEIGSNVIQAMIRNCDHRPSLAILVSQIIPHVQIVASNPYGNYVLQDAIRRVNDEVLGNLISRLMDQGTLLVLLQGEYAHVYRCLVDSCDVTQLRVIVQELRMFLIVHGVILRQSESGVLVIRRVRCLIRVGQARLFHM; translated from the exons ATGGTCAATTTTACAATCGATGAATTCCGTGTTAATCCATCTAGATTTACTCTGCTGCAGCATGTTCTTGGGAGTGCTTTTCAATTTAG TGTGGATGTCGCTGGACGCCTTGTGGTTCAACGCCTCTTGAATAATGCAGCGTATTTGGAGTTGGCTCTTTTTTTGATGGAGATAGTCCCTCATCTTCTTATTCTTGCTGGCCATCCAAATGGAAATCATGTTTTACAAGCG TTCATTTTGGCTTGTAACAGCCCTGCTCTTGTGGATAGTATTACTTTCTTTTTACGACCTTATATTCCATTTTTGAGCTGTCACTACTTTGGTCGTCATGTCATTGAAAAG CTTATAGACCATATTTCCCAAGAAATGCTCTGTCTTCTTGTCAATGATCTCTCTGGTTATGTTCTATCACTATCTCTAAGTGAGATTGGTTCAAACGTTATTCAAGCCATGATTAGAAACTGTGATCATCGTCCTTCCTTGGCGATCTTAGTCAGCCAGATCATCCCACATGTACAAATTGTGGCATCTAATCCTTATGGAAACTATGTCCTTCAG GATGCTATAAGGCGTGTGAATGATGAAGTTCTTGGAAATTTAATCTCCCGTTTGATGGATCAAGGAACACTTTTG GTGCTATTGCAAGGAGAGTATGCTCATGTGTATCGTTGCCTGGTAGATTCTTGTGATGTCACCCAATTAAGGGTCATAGTTCAAGAGCTCAGAATGTTTTTAATTGTACATGGTGTGATTCTAAGGCAAAGTGAGTCGGGAGTACTTGTCATTCGTCGTGTACGCTGCCTCATTCGTGTTGGAC AGGCAAGACTCTTCCATATGTGA
- the LOC125202487 gene encoding mRNA-binding protein puf3-like isoform X2, with amino-acid sequence MEIVPHLLILAGHPNGNHVLQAFILACNSPALVDSITFFLRPYIPFLSCHYFGRHVIEKLIDHISQEMLCLLVNDLSGYVLSLSLSEIGSNVIQAMIRNCDHRPSLAILVSQIIPHVQIVASNPYGNYVLQDAIRRVNDEVLGNLISRLMDQGTLLVLLQGEYAHVYRCLVDSCDVTQLRVIVQELRMFLIVHGVILRQSESGVLVIRRVRCLIRVGQARLFHM; translated from the exons ATGGAGATAGTCCCTCATCTTCTTATTCTTGCTGGCCATCCAAATGGAAATCATGTTTTACAAGCG TTCATTTTGGCTTGTAACAGCCCTGCTCTTGTGGATAGTATTACTTTCTTTTTACGACCTTATATTCCATTTTTGAGCTGTCACTACTTTGGTCGTCATGTCATTGAAAAG CTTATAGACCATATTTCCCAAGAAATGCTCTGTCTTCTTGTCAATGATCTCTCTGGTTATGTTCTATCACTATCTCTAAGTGAGATTGGTTCAAACGTTATTCAAGCCATGATTAGAAACTGTGATCATCGTCCTTCCTTGGCGATCTTAGTCAGCCAGATCATCCCACATGTACAAATTGTGGCATCTAATCCTTATGGAAACTATGTCCTTCAG GATGCTATAAGGCGTGTGAATGATGAAGTTCTTGGAAATTTAATCTCCCGTTTGATGGATCAAGGAACACTTTTG GTGCTATTGCAAGGAGAGTATGCTCATGTGTATCGTTGCCTGGTAGATTCTTGTGATGTCACCCAATTAAGGGTCATAGTTCAAGAGCTCAGAATGTTTTTAATTGTACATGGTGTGATTCTAAGGCAAAGTGAGTCGGGAGTACTTGTCATTCGTCGTGTACGCTGCCTCATTCGTGTTGGAC AGGCAAGACTCTTCCATATGTGA